The following proteins are co-located in the Polystyrenella longa genome:
- a CDS encoding serine hydrolase domain-containing protein, producing the protein MKYHRLIFSSLTLTAIVLSLVTQPITLTAAEPENKLAAEEKAREENLEFRAAICAHHLCSGLWVVGRDYQRTPEEVIEQDIAPFPNFGWSPDFEYQVDESRHLVTVTAPGAPPRSARYTGDQGSSILPPGTEDVFFDPVKVPRHIPDAADLPWPMGDAGARESVAGVDYEAVEDALDWAMEQKEQNTRAFVVAYQGKIIGERYAPGWTKETPQISWSQGKSITSTLIGILIQRGLIELDQPAPIKEWQNADDPRRQIRIRDLIQMSSGLDFSNLGFKGSKTLISSNDHMRVYFDSLNVLEHAVNHPLEVPPGTRYSYLNSDPLSLGRIIRDVVEEQGEDYLTFPQRALFDRIGIRSAVLETDAWGNFILSGYDYLSARDWIRFGLLYLNDGVWQGERILPEGWAKFAATPAPADDKQNYGGMFWLNLPERMKHVPKDAYWAAGFMGQVTIIIPSRDLVVVRMGPSPVNVYPYLDEVIGPILDALPED; encoded by the coding sequence ATGAAATATCACAGACTCATATTTTCTTCACTAACACTCACGGCCATCGTTCTCTCACTGGTCACTCAACCGATTACTTTGACAGCTGCCGAGCCAGAGAACAAATTGGCCGCGGAGGAGAAGGCACGCGAGGAAAACCTGGAGTTCCGTGCGGCGATCTGCGCTCATCACCTCTGCTCGGGATTATGGGTCGTTGGACGAGACTACCAGCGAACTCCGGAAGAAGTAATTGAACAGGATATCGCACCATTTCCCAACTTTGGTTGGTCGCCCGATTTTGAGTATCAAGTCGATGAAAGCCGGCATCTGGTCACTGTGACAGCCCCCGGCGCCCCTCCCCGTAGTGCGAGATACACAGGTGATCAAGGCAGCAGCATACTTCCTCCCGGTACTGAGGACGTCTTCTTTGATCCCGTCAAAGTTCCACGTCACATTCCCGATGCTGCTGACCTCCCCTGGCCAATGGGGGACGCGGGAGCACGCGAGTCGGTTGCTGGAGTTGACTACGAAGCTGTAGAAGACGCACTTGACTGGGCGATGGAACAAAAGGAGCAGAACACTCGAGCGTTCGTAGTCGCATACCAGGGGAAAATTATTGGTGAGCGTTACGCTCCGGGTTGGACTAAGGAGACTCCTCAGATCAGTTGGTCTCAGGGAAAAAGCATAACGTCTACACTGATCGGAATTCTAATCCAGCGTGGACTCATCGAGCTTGATCAACCGGCTCCGATTAAAGAATGGCAGAACGCAGACGACCCACGGCGTCAGATTCGCATTCGTGACCTTATCCAGATGAGCAGTGGTCTTGATTTCTCTAATCTCGGCTTCAAGGGATCTAAAACATTAATCTCCTCGAACGATCACATGCGTGTGTACTTTGATTCTCTCAACGTATTGGAACACGCCGTCAACCACCCGCTAGAGGTGCCTCCCGGAACGCGATACTCTTATCTCAATAGCGATCCCTTAAGTCTGGGTCGAATTATTCGTGACGTAGTTGAAGAGCAAGGAGAGGATTATCTCACTTTTCCACAACGAGCCCTCTTCGACCGAATAGGCATCCGCAGCGCCGTACTTGAAACCGACGCTTGGGGAAATTTCATTTTGTCAGGCTATGACTATCTGTCCGCTCGCGACTGGATCCGATTTGGGCTGCTCTACCTTAACGACGGAGTTTGGCAAGGAGAGCGAATACTCCCCGAAGGTTGGGCGAAGTTTGCAGCGACTCCAGCTCCAGCAGATGATAAACAGAACTACGGCGGGATGTTCTGGCTCAACTTGCCGGAAAGAATGAAACATGTACCGAAAGACGCGTACTGGGCAGCAGGATTTATGGGGCAAGTCACGATAATTATCCCCTCTCGCGATTTGGTCGTCGTTCGAATGGGCCCTAGCCCTGTCAATGTCTATCCGTACCTTGATGAAGTCATCGGACCCATCCTGGATGCGTTACCTGAGGACTAA
- a CDS encoding endonuclease/exonuclease/phosphatase family protein — MYTYLIYSISAILVLTAFAPLLTVDWWWIRIGDFPRVQLLIVYAGWLVVLAFLRKKPYVKSIAALLLVSCCIQIYWIFPYLPVAPLQVEWAKSEDPDVRIKILTANVLQENEDATALLSLIQEDSPDVIVLCEVNGRWIDDISPLREQFQFHVEHPLENKYGIAMYSNLELVSSEVRGIVKKTIPSIDAEIRLRSGQTVRLFAVHPNPPRPGEDTTKRDGELVLVGREVRDQGSVVVLGDMNDVGWSRTTDLFQEVSGLLDPRKGRGLYPTFNAKSWIWQYPLDHLFHSDDFRLVSLLTLPSIGSDHLPLSVVLSFEPDAETTQSTPDLDAGDQKDAEQAVEKLNDPESLEQPEE, encoded by the coding sequence ATGTACACTTACTTAATCTATTCGATCTCCGCGATTCTGGTTCTCACCGCCTTCGCCCCCTTGCTGACCGTGGATTGGTGGTGGATTAGAATTGGTGATTTCCCTCGGGTGCAGCTTCTGATTGTTTATGCAGGATGGCTGGTCGTCCTGGCTTTCCTGCGCAAGAAACCCTATGTGAAATCCATCGCGGCACTGCTATTGGTAAGCTGCTGTATCCAGATATACTGGATATTTCCGTACTTGCCGGTCGCTCCACTTCAGGTGGAATGGGCGAAGTCAGAAGACCCAGATGTGCGGATCAAGATTCTCACTGCAAACGTTTTACAAGAGAACGAAGACGCAACCGCACTGTTGAGTTTGATCCAGGAGGACTCGCCCGATGTCATCGTGCTTTGCGAAGTCAACGGACGCTGGATCGATGATATTTCGCCCCTTCGCGAACAGTTCCAGTTCCACGTCGAGCATCCGCTAGAGAATAAGTATGGAATCGCGATGTACTCGAATTTGGAACTCGTCTCTTCCGAAGTAAGAGGGATCGTTAAAAAGACTATTCCGTCAATTGATGCGGAAATTCGACTCCGATCGGGTCAAACGGTTAGGCTGTTCGCGGTTCATCCTAATCCACCTCGTCCTGGCGAAGACACAACCAAACGTGATGGAGAATTGGTTTTGGTCGGACGAGAAGTTCGTGACCAAGGTAGCGTTGTAGTCCTCGGAGATATGAACGACGTCGGCTGGTCGCGAACAACGGATCTGTTTCAAGAGGTCAGCGGGTTGCTCGACCCGAGAAAAGGCCGTGGGCTGTATCCGACATTCAACGCAAAGTCGTGGATTTGGCAGTACCCCCTAGACCACTTGTTTCACTCAGACGACTTCCGCTTAGTATCGCTACTTACTCTGCCGTCGATCGGTTCCGATCACCTTCCACTCTCAGTTGTCTTGAGTTTCGAACCCGATGCAGAAACGACGCAGTCGACTCCCGACCTCGATGCGGGGGACCAGAAGGATGCGGAGCAAGCGGTTGAAAAACTGAACGATCCCGAATCCCTCGAACAACCCGAAGAATAA
- a CDS encoding acyl-CoA dehydrogenase family protein, whose translation MSPETSEEKETFVETALKLGGSSEDEARKTGALDRADEQMENLFNKKYQTSGSPVHLAVWGDRFPTELFNSQVATADADAQQVMEDCITVVKELKREGRLLDENHKISEETLHQLAEKGYWGLLVDKEYGGSFVPFSAFSIFLTRMATVDATVAGMASVHGCIGAVDPLRGFGTPKQKQKLLPVLASGERLSAFALTEPCAGSDLTALRTTAKLDGDEYVVNGEKLFITNVVPGRTIGLVCLIENKPAVLIVELPPEENEHFQIKPYGLWALKHTYNQGIIFKNFRVPEENLLVAPKGDGLTIAYHGLNRGRIALCAGAAGSIRLMLADMLPWAQHRVTYGAAIETRELVQRRLGRMAGLIAGCDALTEWGGWLLDQGFRGEMECIVAKIFGSEAQKEAAIEYYMKTHGGRSFLHGHLFGDNVHEFLAPCIYEGEGEVLGLAFLKSLIKEHGKQFFEPIGKVLYENKIKSPNPLNPMHAFKLAPVAGPYLAWKTRQSLPGAFKQADLPAMPPRLAELTRFAAKGLQRSRLECSNMMMKHKLSLPNRQCAMSEVSSRIQKLIVMFATCMWAAKQKDELVVEAAIVLGQDLRRELTGARVSNEELRTVTKLGAAIAEGKYSPIADIDTNPILMNYEND comes from the coding sequence ATGTCGCCAGAAACCTCCGAAGAAAAAGAAACATTCGTCGAAACTGCTTTGAAGCTGGGGGGCAGTAGCGAAGACGAGGCCCGCAAAACCGGCGCTCTGGACCGGGCCGATGAACAGATGGAAAATTTGTTCAACAAGAAGTACCAGACCTCGGGGAGCCCGGTTCATCTTGCTGTGTGGGGTGATCGTTTTCCAACCGAACTGTTTAATTCCCAAGTGGCCACGGCGGACGCCGATGCTCAACAGGTGATGGAGGATTGCATCACCGTTGTGAAGGAATTGAAGCGTGAAGGACGTCTGCTTGACGAAAACCACAAAATTTCCGAAGAAACACTTCATCAACTGGCCGAAAAGGGATACTGGGGACTGCTAGTCGACAAGGAATACGGTGGCAGCTTTGTCCCCTTCTCCGCGTTCTCTATTTTTCTGACCCGCATGGCGACTGTTGATGCAACGGTTGCTGGGATGGCGTCCGTTCATGGTTGTATTGGCGCAGTCGATCCGCTTCGCGGGTTTGGGACACCGAAGCAGAAGCAGAAGCTCCTACCGGTTCTCGCCAGTGGGGAACGTCTCTCTGCGTTCGCGTTAACCGAACCCTGTGCCGGTTCGGACCTGACTGCCCTTCGCACCACCGCGAAACTGGATGGAGACGAATACGTCGTCAATGGAGAAAAGCTGTTTATTACGAATGTGGTTCCGGGAAGAACGATCGGGCTGGTCTGTTTGATCGAAAACAAACCGGCAGTATTGATCGTGGAACTGCCTCCGGAAGAGAACGAACATTTTCAGATCAAGCCGTATGGGTTGTGGGCTCTGAAGCATACTTATAATCAGGGAATAATATTCAAGAATTTTCGCGTCCCTGAGGAGAACTTACTTGTCGCACCCAAAGGGGATGGCTTGACTATCGCCTACCACGGGTTGAATCGGGGACGAATCGCCTTGTGCGCAGGAGCGGCTGGCAGCATTCGGTTGATGCTCGCAGACATGCTGCCGTGGGCTCAGCATCGCGTGACTTATGGCGCGGCGATTGAAACTCGCGAACTCGTCCAGCGACGGCTCGGACGCATGGCTGGGCTGATCGCCGGCTGCGATGCACTGACGGAATGGGGCGGGTGGCTACTCGACCAGGGATTTCGTGGAGAAATGGAATGTATTGTTGCCAAAATCTTCGGTAGCGAAGCCCAGAAGGAAGCAGCAATAGAATACTATATGAAAACTCACGGAGGCCGTTCTTTCCTGCACGGGCACCTGTTTGGCGATAACGTCCATGAATTCCTCGCTCCCTGTATTTATGAGGGAGAAGGTGAAGTGTTGGGGCTCGCCTTTCTAAAGTCATTGATCAAGGAACACGGAAAACAATTCTTCGAGCCGATCGGGAAAGTACTCTACGAGAACAAGATCAAGTCCCCGAATCCACTGAATCCGATGCACGCGTTTAAACTCGCACCGGTGGCGGGTCCTTATCTGGCTTGGAAGACACGCCAGAGTCTACCGGGAGCTTTTAAGCAGGCGGATTTGCCCGCGATGCCTCCGCGGTTGGCTGAACTGACTAGGTTCGCTGCGAAAGGATTGCAGCGTTCACGTCTCGAATGCAGCAACATGATGATGAAACATAAATTGAGTTTACCCAATCGTCAGTGTGCGATGTCGGAAGTCTCGAGCCGGATACAGAAGCTGATTGTGATGTTCGCGACTTGTATGTGGGCGGCGAAACAGAAAGATGAGCTTGTCGTTGAAGCCGCCATCGTGCTGGGACAGGATCTCAGACGGGAGCTGACGGGAGCCCGCGTCTCGAATGAAGAATTGAGAACTGTCACCAAGCTCGGGGCGGCTATTGCGGAAGGAAAGTATTCACCGATCGCCGATATCGACACTAATCCCATTCTCATGAACTATGAAAATGACTAA
- a CDS encoding RNA polymerase sigma factor, with the protein MELFGSFSTGSTDSQLIRGAQAEYDHSWSMLVETYAPLVYQTARKTGLQPDDASDITQDVLLQVYRSLSDFQPRNRGSFRKWIKVITRNKIVDLCRKQHLEVNLRELDELETRVHPRKESNSVFLNKRLAGIREIIAQVRETVSEKSWQAFESMLSEVETSEEIGQRLGMSDAAVRLAKHRILAQFHMKITNKSVSTDDTA; encoded by the coding sequence ATGGAACTGTTCGGATCATTTTCGACAGGCTCGACTGACAGCCAGTTGATTCGTGGCGCGCAAGCTGAGTACGATCATTCTTGGTCGATGCTCGTTGAGACGTACGCGCCGCTCGTATACCAAACGGCGAGGAAAACAGGACTGCAGCCGGATGATGCATCGGACATCACCCAAGATGTTCTCCTGCAGGTTTATCGAAGCTTGAGCGATTTCCAGCCGCGAAATCGCGGGTCGTTTCGTAAATGGATCAAGGTGATCACTCGAAACAAGATCGTCGACCTGTGCCGCAAGCAGCATCTCGAAGTGAACTTGAGAGAATTAGACGAATTAGAGACCAGGGTGCACCCCCGCAAAGAATCGAATTCGGTTTTCCTGAATAAACGACTTGCGGGGATTCGCGAAATCATTGCACAGGTCCGCGAGACTGTTTCTGAAAAGAGCTGGCAGGCATTCGAGTCCATGCTCTCGGAAGTAGAGACTTCTGAAGAGATCGGTCAAAGACTCGGCATGAGTGACGCTGCTGTTCGCCTCGCTAAACATCGCATTCTGGCTCAATTCCATATGAAAATAACAAACAAGTCGGTTTCTACCGACGATACGGCATAA
- a CDS encoding 3-hydroxyacyl-CoA dehydrogenase NAD-binding domain-containing protein has translation MEKAFKFEVLDRDIGLIVFDMAGRSVNTFSQSVMKELSDLVDSLKERDDLRGLLFKSGKEGQFIAGADLKELGALAYASEAARRTGMQVGHDLFNKFSELPFPTIALVSGNCMGGGTELILSMDYRIAGLHRSTKIALPEVKVGIIPGWGGTQRMPRVVGIHHAIDMICSGDPVDAKKGAEIGLVFDAVPDEGLIDAGCRLIDYTQETGEWKTSRVKFQQPMGLSEDQLNFNFAVSEGYIKGKTKGQYPAPLIALSAMKKGLNLPLEQGLQVEIEHSMEVAGTETSANMISVFFANNAVSRDKGVSNPNVEPREIKTVGVLGAGLMGAGIATAHARSGFPTVMVDVNEEAVAAGLKRASDVIGKRIKIKRASHEDMQDLLATLNTSTSTTAFQNCDVVIEAVPEKEELKTKVYRELAKVMRDDAILASNTSTISITRMAEAAPNPERFVGMHFFLPVDRMQLVEVIRGKKTDDETVATIVSLAKKIRKIPIVCNDCAGFLVNRILLPYMNEAMLLLLEGISMDRIDKVAERFGMPMGPIALSDMVGIDTMLGAGKVMDAAYSDRTVKVNIVNELVKAGRLGKKSGAGFRQFTGPKAKPAPDPEFDPIFESCKLDEKELSDEQIQDRLFLSMLLEAVRLLDEGIVASPAHVDMGMILGTGFPPFRGGLLRWCDNEGAANIVDRADKLAPLGKRFEALDSLRQMAKEDGKFYPVPKDIVAMLKEN, from the coding sequence ATGGAAAAAGCGTTCAAATTCGAGGTACTCGATAGAGATATTGGTTTGATCGTCTTTGACATGGCTGGTCGGTCGGTCAATACTTTCTCTCAAAGTGTGATGAAGGAACTTTCGGATCTCGTCGATTCACTGAAGGAGCGAGATGATTTGCGTGGGTTGCTGTTTAAGAGCGGCAAAGAGGGGCAGTTCATCGCGGGGGCCGACCTCAAGGAGTTGGGAGCGCTCGCTTACGCCTCCGAAGCCGCCCGCCGGACTGGAATGCAAGTCGGACACGACTTGTTTAATAAATTCAGTGAACTCCCCTTCCCGACCATCGCGCTAGTGTCTGGCAATTGTATGGGAGGTGGAACAGAACTTATTCTGTCGATGGATTACCGTATCGCCGGCTTGCATCGGTCGACGAAAATCGCCCTGCCCGAAGTTAAGGTCGGCATCATCCCAGGTTGGGGGGGGACTCAGCGTATGCCGCGCGTAGTCGGCATCCACCACGCCATCGATATGATTTGCTCCGGCGACCCGGTTGATGCGAAAAAAGGAGCCGAAATTGGTCTTGTTTTCGATGCGGTACCGGACGAAGGCCTGATCGACGCCGGTTGCCGCTTGATTGACTATACCCAGGAAACGGGTGAGTGGAAAACGAGCCGAGTCAAGTTCCAACAGCCAATGGGTCTCAGCGAAGATCAGTTGAATTTCAATTTCGCAGTCTCGGAAGGTTATATCAAAGGGAAAACCAAAGGCCAATATCCGGCCCCGCTCATTGCCTTGAGTGCAATGAAGAAAGGGCTCAATCTGCCTCTCGAGCAAGGCCTGCAGGTCGAGATCGAGCACTCGATGGAAGTTGCTGGTACAGAGACTTCGGCGAACATGATATCCGTCTTTTTTGCGAACAATGCTGTTTCCCGCGACAAAGGAGTCTCCAATCCGAATGTTGAACCGCGAGAGATTAAGACGGTGGGCGTGCTTGGTGCGGGCTTGATGGGAGCAGGTATTGCTACAGCCCATGCACGCTCGGGTTTTCCTACCGTTATGGTTGATGTCAACGAGGAAGCGGTCGCCGCCGGATTAAAACGGGCCAGCGATGTGATCGGCAAACGAATCAAGATCAAGCGGGCGTCGCACGAAGACATGCAAGATCTACTTGCTACGCTGAACACGTCTACGTCCACGACCGCATTTCAGAATTGTGATGTCGTCATTGAAGCGGTTCCAGAGAAGGAGGAATTGAAGACGAAGGTCTATCGAGAGCTCGCCAAAGTCATGCGTGACGACGCCATCCTGGCTTCGAATACTTCAACGATCTCGATCACTCGAATGGCGGAGGCAGCTCCGAATCCCGAGAGGTTCGTAGGAATGCACTTTTTTCTGCCCGTTGACCGTATGCAACTTGTAGAAGTTATTCGGGGTAAGAAGACTGACGACGAAACGGTCGCCACGATTGTCAGTCTGGCGAAAAAGATTCGCAAGATTCCCATCGTCTGTAATGACTGCGCCGGTTTCTTGGTCAACCGCATTCTGCTTCCTTACATGAACGAAGCCATGCTCCTTCTACTTGAAGGGATATCGATGGATCGTATCGACAAAGTGGCCGAAAGATTCGGCATGCCGATGGGGCCGATTGCTCTGAGTGACATGGTCGGCATCGATACCATGTTAGGAGCGGGTAAGGTTATGGACGCCGCGTACAGCGACCGAACGGTGAAAGTCAATATCGTCAATGAACTCGTCAAAGCGGGGCGACTCGGCAAGAAGAGTGGGGCCGGCTTCCGGCAGTTCACGGGGCCCAAGGCAAAACCGGCTCCCGATCCAGAGTTTGATCCTATTTTTGAGAGTTGCAAACTTGACGAAAAGGAACTCTCCGATGAACAAATTCAAGACCGCCTCTTCCTGTCTATGCTACTCGAAGCGGTGCGGTTGTTGGATGAAGGGATTGTTGCCAGTCCGGCTCACGTCGATATGGGAATGATCCTTGGGACCGGATTTCCCCCCTTCCGTGGAGGTTTACTGCGGTGGTGTGACAATGAAGGGGCTGCGAACATCGTCGACCGCGCCGACAAACTGGCCCCTCTCGGAAAGCGATTTGAAGCTCTGGACTCGCTGCGCCAGATGGCGAAAGAGGACGGTAAGTTCTATCCGGTTCCGAAAGATATCGTTGCGATGTTGAAGGAGAATTAG
- a CDS encoding serine/threonine-protein kinase, which produces MPCPTTARIQKLLGGKLTDQEYNQLLDHISSCTDCFTAYEAVMEKSGQEELFKDIRELACFAPITTEPECEELIFRLKNQVPSSEHAPEPASPCSWAKPVRLNGYRLIRVIARGGMGVIYEAEHLSLQRKVAVKFLSSFAAASDIQIQRFRNEALADGRLEHQNIVPVYSFGCENDVHFLVMQYIDGCNLSTFIDQLRAKSSLQKSLPASTTVSMAQSNSREGEAETNDVKQVISRLNEISQDEDGFSDESGILANDYDVSSRSGIDKLVSLFVDVVDAIEYAHERGIIHRDIKPSNLLMDTSHKLWIGDFGVAKTDASITITATNLLVGTPRYMSPEQVSGEKSFVDHRTDIYSLGSTLFELMTLRPLFEENALNQLVISIRQNNPPPPRRINPVVPIDLETIILKATNKERSQRYQRASDFAADLRSYLNQEPISARRFNWWEKSSRLLSRHSAVALSLLGTIAVSLIATIFIIFLLVTNSHQQTILLDQAERSQFKTERVLYNSRIKEAGLAWKAGDGRQLDSILRELQPVDGKYDFRGDEWYFLRNQIGIKSTPIHVLDDPVYVIESNADRSVYALAGRDAIIRLYDAHNHVLLLEIDSGQIEVNGLSFSSRGDLLASTGDDGTVCVWKIDWNLNKSKRKLKFTACEGLVFNVFFAKQDQMLITNGAEAIVCLWNADTGEKVDDLHEHSLRVADIAYSATQNQLATIGYDNQLILWDLDTLKPVYSLKTEGDRLSSISFSQNGKNLITTSLGGIVHIRDTGSGTVVKEFNQLDEMRDAMLMPDGNALIAADSAGMIHAWILSSDNRTESSLISSVSWSAHSGRIYNLAFSPSKKTFYSVGHDGVVMEWNYEARLLEHIIRDTVDGHSFHDFTCLQTNDGDQLITAEGEKVLLRQLPKGEIISTLLTLDAPSHRLALSEDASLLAISSYYGEIYLFDMHRMKLINKWTVSKHAEAERLELSPDGTLLAFVNKSNEEPNKLFVYETKTGNQLDQYSSVACSPARFSSDGTLLYSGGNNNSVEVWNTLTHTKQKTTPVHTNTVCDIQLTSNDSLLATVSKDRQAILWEADTLSKKGLLSGHRGSVNSCIFNKNDTRLLTCSDDGKIIIWNIENSSMTPLLEIDNSQGIPEKIAFSRDGRYLICQIYLEEEREWFLKVIKWGSPKLR; this is translated from the coding sequence ATGCCGTGCCCCACAACAGCTCGGATACAAAAACTCCTGGGCGGGAAACTGACCGATCAGGAATACAATCAGCTTCTGGATCATATTTCTTCCTGCACTGATTGTTTCACGGCTTATGAAGCGGTCATGGAAAAGTCTGGACAGGAAGAACTCTTCAAGGACATTCGTGAACTCGCCTGTTTCGCCCCCATTACCACCGAGCCTGAATGCGAAGAGTTAATATTCAGGTTAAAAAATCAGGTTCCCTCATCTGAGCATGCACCTGAACCTGCTTCGCCGTGCTCGTGGGCCAAGCCTGTCCGTCTAAATGGTTACAGACTGATTCGCGTAATTGCTCGAGGTGGTATGGGCGTCATCTACGAAGCAGAGCATCTCTCTCTCCAGCGAAAAGTGGCTGTCAAGTTTCTATCCTCGTTTGCAGCGGCTTCCGATATCCAGATTCAGCGATTTCGGAATGAGGCGTTGGCGGATGGTCGTCTAGAGCATCAGAATATCGTGCCTGTTTATAGCTTTGGGTGTGAGAATGACGTCCATTTCCTGGTTATGCAATATATTGATGGCTGCAACCTTTCGACATTCATCGACCAACTCCGAGCGAAATCATCCCTCCAAAAATCATTACCAGCTTCAACGACAGTTTCGATGGCTCAAAGCAATAGCAGGGAGGGCGAAGCCGAAACCAATGATGTAAAACAAGTCATTTCCAGACTGAATGAGATCTCGCAGGATGAAGATGGTTTTAGTGACGAGTCCGGAATACTTGCAAATGATTACGATGTTTCTAGTCGCAGTGGAATTGACAAATTAGTCAGCCTGTTTGTCGACGTGGTTGATGCCATTGAATACGCTCACGAAAGGGGCATCATTCATCGAGATATTAAACCCTCCAACCTCTTAATGGACACTTCTCACAAGCTCTGGATTGGGGATTTCGGCGTCGCCAAGACTGATGCCTCCATCACCATTACGGCGACCAATTTGCTCGTGGGAACTCCCCGTTATATGAGTCCTGAACAAGTTTCCGGAGAGAAGTCTTTCGTCGACCATCGAACAGATATTTACTCACTCGGATCAACATTATTTGAACTCATGACGCTAAGACCTTTATTCGAAGAAAATGCCTTAAATCAACTTGTTATTAGCATACGGCAAAACAATCCACCCCCACCAAGACGAATCAACCCAGTTGTTCCGATTGATCTGGAAACGATCATTCTCAAAGCAACAAACAAAGAAAGAAGTCAACGTTATCAGCGAGCCTCTGACTTTGCTGCTGACCTTCGAAGTTATCTTAATCAGGAACCAATCTCCGCCCGGCGATTCAATTGGTGGGAGAAGTCATCCAGGCTACTGAGTCGACATTCAGCCGTCGCTCTTTCCTTATTGGGAACAATCGCTGTATCGTTGATTGCGACGATTTTTATTATTTTTCTATTGGTCACCAACAGCCATCAGCAAACTATTCTTCTGGACCAGGCAGAACGCAGCCAGTTCAAGACGGAACGGGTGCTTTACAACTCCAGAATCAAAGAAGCTGGACTTGCATGGAAAGCTGGGGATGGACGGCAATTGGACTCGATTCTCCGTGAGTTGCAACCAGTTGACGGAAAATATGATTTCCGAGGAGACGAGTGGTACTTTCTTCGCAACCAGATTGGTATTAAATCGACACCTATTCATGTTCTGGATGACCCCGTTTATGTAATTGAGTCGAATGCTGATAGATCGGTATACGCTTTAGCGGGGCGTGATGCGATCATTCGGCTTTATGACGCACACAATCATGTGCTACTTTTGGAAATTGATTCCGGACAGATAGAGGTCAATGGTCTCTCGTTCTCCTCCAGAGGCGATTTGCTTGCGTCCACCGGGGATGATGGAACCGTTTGCGTCTGGAAGATCGATTGGAATCTTAATAAGTCAAAACGCAAACTGAAGTTTACTGCATGTGAGGGACTGGTATTTAATGTCTTTTTCGCGAAGCAAGATCAGATGCTCATCACCAATGGAGCTGAAGCGATCGTTTGTTTGTGGAATGCAGATACGGGTGAAAAAGTCGATGACTTGCATGAACACTCTCTACGAGTTGCCGATATCGCTTACTCTGCTACTCAAAATCAACTGGCTACAATTGGATACGATAATCAACTAATCTTATGGGATCTCGACACCCTTAAGCCAGTTTACTCCTTAAAGACAGAGGGTGACCGACTGAGCTCGATTTCTTTCTCTCAGAATGGAAAGAATCTGATAACTACCTCACTTGGTGGAATCGTTCATATCCGCGACACGGGGAGCGGTACCGTAGTCAAGGAATTCAATCAACTGGACGAGATGAGAGATGCGATGTTAATGCCCGATGGAAATGCGTTGATCGCAGCCGATAGTGCTGGAATGATTCACGCATGGATATTAAGTTCGGATAACAGAACTGAGAGTAGCCTTATCTCCTCAGTCTCTTGGTCTGCCCACTCCGGTCGTATTTACAATCTAGCATTCAGTCCGTCTAAAAAGACATTCTATTCAGTGGGCCACGACGGGGTAGTCATGGAATGGAATTACGAAGCACGTTTACTTGAGCATATTATCAGAGATACAGTAGATGGACACTCATTTCATGATTTCACTTGCTTACAGACAAACGACGGCGACCAGCTAATTACCGCTGAAGGAGAAAAGGTTCTATTGCGGCAATTGCCGAAAGGAGAAATAATTTCGACCCTTCTCACTCTCGACGCACCCTCTCATCGCCTGGCTTTGTCTGAGGATGCCTCACTCCTGGCGATCAGTAGTTATTATGGAGAGATTTATCTCTTCGATATGCACCGTATGAAATTGATTAATAAATGGACAGTGAGTAAACATGCGGAGGCGGAGAGGCTTGAGTTGTCGCCTGATGGCACCCTGCTTGCCTTTGTTAACAAGTCCAATGAAGAACCAAACAAACTATTTGTTTATGAGACGAAGACCGGAAACCAACTGGACCAATATTCATCGGTCGCATGCAGTCCAGCTAGGTTCTCTAGCGACGGAACACTTCTCTATTCAGGTGGAAATAACAATTCAGTTGAAGTATGGAATACTCTCACACATACCAAGCAAAAAACAACACCCGTCCATACTAATACGGTCTGTGACATACAACTCACGTCGAACGATTCTTTACTCGCCACGGTTAGCAAAGATAGGCAGGCGATTCTCTGGGAAGCTGACACGCTTTCCAAAAAAGGGTTACTCTCAGGGCATAGAGGCTCCGTTAATTCCTGCATTTTTAATAAGAATGATACCCGACTGCTTACTTGCAGCGATGACGGAAAGATCATCATTTGGAATATTGAGAATAGTTCTATGACTCCACTACTTGAGATCGACAATTCACAGGGTATACCCGAAAAGATCGCATTCAGCCGGGATGGCCGCTACCTAATCTGCCAAATTTACTTGGAAGAAGAGAGAGAATGGTTCTTGAAAGTCATCAAGTGGGGAAGTCCTAAACTACGATAA